A single window of Cryptococcus depauperatus CBS 7841 chromosome 2, complete sequence DNA harbors:
- a CDS encoding phosphatidylserine decarboxylase, whose translation MTIRKQANSLIYRLNVGSRQAMLCQSVLCRRPWSATSTQILARLNSTKLPSSEPKDFKPLPSNQPDKRGDPSEKTFNEKLAQVRSTPIKWYPIPIALGALVLLAVQYRKQRREDIQVESQGEGGAIIKRSGKKVDGPWQVQVLGALPLRSLSQLWGYLNGLILPVWFRPFGFKLYARIFGCDLDEVPKELSEYKSLGDFFYRELKKGVRPVADAPMVSPADGRVLHYGKIVGEHVEQVKGITYSLEALLGSQASLHGTATDIPRRDSQPKVVDDEHFANINDIPYSLSSLIGQGAPANGQPEGPSEAVQSGEIEDASCPSDGHDLGHDASVAASLGTGALGSKINLSQLPQLSEHNNLYFCVIYLAPGDYHRFHSPTTWVVERRRHFTGDLFSVSPYIANRLKDLFVLNERVALLGRWKYGFYSMVPVGATNVGSIRINFDEALRTNTRNPSHPPRTYAEATYNSASILKGQPLLAGDEIGGFRLGSTIVLVFEAPNNWKFKVTTGEKVKVGQALGSFEQ comes from the exons ATGACTATACGCAAGCAGGCAAATTCACTTATCTATAGACTGAATGTAGGCAGTAGGCAAGCTATGCTTTGTCAATCTGTATTATGCCGTCGACCATGGTCAGCTACTTCGACTCAAATTTTGGCTAGGCTTAACAGCACTAAACTGCCGTCATCTGAACCCAAAGACTTTAAGCCGTTACCATCGAATCAGCCTGATAAGAGAGGAGACCCATCAGAAAAGACATTCAACG AGAAATTGGCTCAAGTTCGCTCTACGCCTATCAAATGGTACCCTATCCCTATCGCACTTGGCgctcttgttcttttaGCTGTACAATACCggaaacagagaagagaagatattCAAGTAGAGTCTCAAGGCGAGGGAGGAGCTATTATCAAGAGGTCGGGTAAGAAGGTTGATGGGCCATGGCAG GTTCAGGTACTTGGTGCTCTCCCGTTACGATCTTTATCGCAGCTATGGGGCTATCTCAACGGTCTCATCCTTCCTGTGTGGTTCCGTCCTTTTGGCTTCAAACTATATGCAAGGATATTTGGTTGTGATCTCGATGAAGTGCCAAAAGAACTTTCGGAATACAAAAGTTTGGGTGACTTTTTCTATAGAGAGCTAAAGAAGGGTGTGAGACCCGTTGCGGATGCACCAATG GTATCGCCCGCCGATGGCCGTGTCCTTCACTATGGCAAGATTGTAGGCGAGCATGTAGAACAAGTCAAGGGGATCACTTATTCTCTTGAAGCTCTTCTTGGATCTCAAGCTTCTCTTCACGGAACCGCTACTGATATTCCACGCCGTGATTCTCAGCCAAAggttgttgatgatgagcATTTTGCCAATATCAATGACATTCCCTATTCTCTGTCTTCGCTTATTGGCCAAGGAGCCCCAGCAAACGGGCAACCGGAAGGACCATCTGAGGCTGTTCAGTCTGGAGAGATAGAGGATGCCAGTTGTCCTTCAGATGGACACGATTTGGGGCACGATGCTTCTGTTGCTGCTTCCCTTGGCACTGGTGCTTTAGGCTCCAAAATCAACCTCTCTCAGCTTCCTCAACTATCAGAGCATAACAATCTTTACTTTTGCGTCATCTATCTTGCACCAGGCGACTATCATCGATTCCATTCTCCCACCACTTGGGTTGTTGAGCGCCGTCGGCATTTCACCGGTgatctcttctctgtctcGCCATATATTGCCAATAGATTGAAAGATTTATTTGTCTTGAATGAACGAGTAGCTCTTCTTGGCAGATGGAAGTATGGTTTTTACTCGATGGTACCCGTCGGTGCGACCAATGTTGGTTCTATAAGAATCAATTTCGATGAAGCTTTACGTACCAACACTCGAAATCCTTCCCATCCCCCGCGGACGTACGCCGAAGCTACTTACAACTCTGCCAGTATTCTCAAAGGACAACCTCTATTAGCGGGCGATGAGATAGGTGGCTTCAGGTTGGGCAGTACCATTGTCCTTGTCTTTGAGGCTCCCAACAATTGGAAATTCAAGGTTACCACTGgtgaaaaagtcaaggtTGGGCAAGCTCTTGGCAGCTTTGAGCAATAA